TGGGAGCTCAAGGGATTAGATGGACGAGAATGGCTCTCCACTACTTTGCCTTTCGGTTGCGCTTCTCTACTTGCCTGTGTTGGAAGTTCATTGTCGTTAACAAAATTAGCACTAAGAGGGCCACTGATAGAGATGTATTCCAGATCTCCCTTCTTGTGCATTTGTTGATAGTAATATGCATGAGAGTGTTCATAATTCTTTGCGGAACATATATTATTCGTAACACTCACTTTGGGATTTGATGCTATAGAAGAATGAATGGCAATGCCACCTTCTATCAATTGAGATATTCTATCTTTAGCGTATCCCAACTTTTTATTAAGCTTCATTACATCTTGCGTCAATTGACGGTTTATCTTTCGTCTTTCAATCACTGGGTCCtgctttggagaaatcTCTTTACCAGCACCTTTGTCACGACTGGCTACGGAAATGACACCTTGCTTAGGACCAATTACATTATTTTTTCCAGACATCTCTGTTTCCTTTGTATTGTTTGACTTCTTATTAAAGTTGTCCTTCCcagattcttcatcgttgCTTGAAGTGCTGTCGGGTTCAGTAAGGTAATGTAACTCGAGCTTCAAAGAGCTGTCTTCCCGGGCTAGTGGTTCCTCCTGGCGAGGCTTTGGTAATTCTCCGCCCGCGGACACCACCGCCTCAGTGAGTACATGTTGCTTATCCCTAGTCTTTGCACCACGTTTGCCGTCAGGCTCCTCATCGCCGAATACCTCTGGCATGGTTAAAACCCGAGCGACAAAACCATCTTGTATCTTTGCATTCATATCACCTCCAGTAGCGTCACTAGAATGAACTGgctcttcaatttgagtTTTTTCTCTATAAAGCACCGTAAGAAGATCAACCAAATTCTGACGCTTGGACTCGTCATCAGTGGGTTCCTCAGTCAGGGCATTATTCCATCTCGCTCTGAGACTGGAAATGGGAGGAGCAGTCGCAAAACCATTAACTGTTTCAATTCCAATTCCCTTGATGGAATCCTGTTGTACCTGTTGATCTGCAACCAGATTCTCATGAGGAACCGACTTCTGTATGGATGTTTGGTCTCTGTGCAAAGAAATGGCTGGCTCGGAGCTGGATTTATCTTTCCTCTCTTCGCTAGCATTTCCTGTGAGATGTTGAATACTAGCAACAGAAGGATGCTGTACGGTTGGCCCGTCTTTTGATGGTATGTTGCCAAGCACCGTAGCAGATTTTGTCCTTGTGATATTAAAGGTGAACTTATTCATGATAGGTTGCTGGCCACGACCGACAGGAGGATTCGGAATGTCGGAATTGATAATTGCCTGTTTACCCTTGTGAATAGGAATAGGTACCATGGGCGTCTGATCACGAAGAACAGGGGGAATCGATACGGCTACCTCATCCTTTGAAGATGTGATACCGGACTCCCTGATAGAAATTGCCCTTATCTGCTCCAAGCTGAACTGAGTCGACATTTGACGCTGTTCACGATCTTTTATAGGTTTCTGTACCTTGGATTCAGATTTCGTCTTTTTCCCCTGCCTAACAACATTAATCGTTTTGGGATGCTGATCATGATCAATAAGTGGATTCCGTATCATCATTACTTCTCTTGATGAGGCGGCGCCAGGTTCAATACTAGATACTGCCATGtttttcttgaatactCGAGAAATTCCATAGTTATTGGTGCGCTTAGTTGAACCGCTGAACGCGCTCTTCTCAGTCGACCTTTCCTCGCGAGCAGTGACTGTAATAGCCTGTCCGGCGCCTTCAATGCTCATCTTCCTCCCCTTTTTCTCTGCTTGTGGAAAGTGCTTAACAGCAATAAGCTGATCATTGTTCGttaattctttcttcttgtcttttgatAGTTCTGCATTAGGCcttattctttctttcacaGACGTGAGTtgagttgttgttgtagtGGAGGCTTTGCTTGAAATGTTAGGCTCGTCGAGGACCCGAACAACATCTCTGGCATCATCCAACTTTTTACTCCTATCATCTGCATGTATCGTATTTTTAACAGTGGTAAAATGGTCGCTAGCACTTGATACTTCATTTacttttcttgttgtttCCTTAATGGACTCTATCTTCTCCCTTGAAGATTGGGCCTGAACCAAAACAGCATTATCGGAGGAGTCCTTTGAAATACTAGGCTCACTCTTCTCGATTGATCTTTGCTGTATGAGAGGAATAGCCTTTGTGGCGCCATCTGGACTATTGTTCCTTTCTATAGTGCTACCATGCAACAACTCAGCAGCAATAAGCTGTGAAGGGCTAACAGTATCTGACAAATTCTTTGCATCTCCTGATAAATCTAAAAGTTTTGCCTTTTTTCCTTTCGATGCGACTTCAGTGATTGCGCTCTCGTGAGAACGCTTGTTCGGTATACAAAGCTCGGCCTTCTGGCTCCCTCTCTCgatatttttgatcatGGGCGTAGTTTTAGCTTCTCCATTTGTCTTCTCTTGACCTGTTCGTGCCGAAAATTCTTTAACAGGAGGCTGAGAAACAACTGCTGAAACCGCTCCAGCTTTGTCTGTCACTGAGTCTGTCTTAGGCTCTCCACTTTTTACCTGCAAGTTCGCCATTTGCTTTTCTCGAGAAGCAACTTTGATTTTCTGAAGTGTTTTGGTAGGCTTTTCAGTGCTATCTCTATTCAACGCAGCCGCTTTTGCCTCAAGGGCTCTATCATTCTGTAAAAGCTGCTTGACATTAGAAATAAACGTTCGGTTTGCTTCATGCCTAGGAGTACTTGCCAAAGATGAGATGCTCTGATCGAACGATTCAGATCGTACTTTCAATGATTTATTGGTAGAAATAAATTCAGGTACCACAGTTCGACTTCTAGAGAGCTGGGGcatttctctttttccCAGTTTAACATTATGGAAATTTCCAACTTTACTCTTCGATCGCAGCAAACCCATCAATCTATTCTCTGACTCACTCTGAGACTTGACAGCTTTCTGTGAAGATACAATACTCAATGGGGGCCGTCGTATGGGAGATGATTTAATTGTCTTATCCTTCCTCCAGGGACTATTACTGGGAGTGAAACGAACCAGCGGAATATATGGAGAAGGCTTTTCACTAAGCTCACGGTTTTTTGGAGCTGCAGCATGACGCACAACATGTTCTGGGGAAGACGGTATTGACGAACCCCTCGAGGGAGAAGGTGATAAAGTGTCACTAGTCTCGGGACCCTTATCCACCATATATGTCCACTAAcacaaagaaaaaaaatcgcCTAGCGATAAGCCAATTAGTAAATAAATCTTGAGTGGGTCAATTAGCTCAACTTATAGTACAGATGGCCATCTAAGGGATCTAAACAGTTCTCAGACACGCTATTTCCTGTGATGAGCTCCGAACTATTGACTTTAGTTAGATGATGCAAGTAAGCGAAGCGACCGTCAAGGACGATAACTACATTATGAAAGAGTACTTAACTAGTTATTTCTACAAGTAGATGGTATTAGTTCTTGCCCAAGGCCTTTAGGATGGATTGCCAGACTGTGGTTGGAGGCTGGGATGCATCAACACCAGCCCAGATGCCGgtcttcttgtaaaaatCAACAATAGGTTCGGTTTGATCGTGGTAGGCttgcaatctcttcttcaaagcatcaGCGTTGTCGTCGGATCTTTGGACCAATGCTTCACCAGTGATATCGTCAgtcatctctttctttggagGGTTGAAGAGTGTGTGGTAAGATCTACCGGAAGGTGGGTGAACCAATCTACCGGTGATTCTAGCGACCAATAGTTCGTCATCGACCTTCAATTCAACAGCTTTTTCCAAAGGTCTTCCTTGTTCAGCAAGCATTTGATCTAGTTTTTCAGCTTGTGGGATAGTTCTTGGGAACCCATCTAGGATGAAACCGTTCTTACAAGCTTCGTTGTTCAACAATTCGTCCTTGATCATATTGACCATGATTTCATCAGAGACTAAACCACCTTTGTCCatgatcttcttggcttCAACACCCAATGGAGTACCCTTAGCGACTTGGGATCTCAACATGTCACCAGTAGCCAAATGAGCCGCTTTGAACTTTTCGACAAGGTTTGGGGCTTGAGTACCTTTACCGGCACCTGGTGGTCCAATTAGGACCATTCTGATCGATTCATTAGTGTTTTCTTGAGCCATCTTCGCCTGTGTGTATTGCTGGATGAGTGGTTGAGGAGTAGAGTGTGCAATTGAGACTCAAtggctcttcttgatgacTCGAGAAGTAACGGTTGACTGGTTGACGCAGCCGGATGGGCCCATTCTCGCCCAACAGATTTACGCTCGGCCAGAGCGGCCTGTGATTGGTCGAAGAGAAGATGAACAGGCGGGTAATGCCTTTCTTGTACTCTATTGATCCAGCAGGAGACTATTCAAGCGAGTATTGAGATCGTCGAGTTGATAGCTGTTTGGAGTGATGGAGCTCTTGTCGACATTTCCGATAGCGGATTAGTTACTAAACTCTATTTTTTTGTATTATATTGCTTTTAATATTTTAATTATTATGGGAATTGGGAATAGTGACCAGTAAAAGTCAGTCATTGTCAGATGTTAATGTAGGCTGGGAAAGTTTGTCTCGAATAATATACGCTACAACTCTGGATAATGAATTTTGGTATCTATTTAATAACGTACCAAAACCTGAACTCTCGAATAACACCGCATGAGCTGATTTAGAATGTGTACATTGTAGTTACGTTCTTCTACTTAATAGTCTGCTATatattgttctttgtcTGTGTATTTGTTATGTCACCAGCCTTTCAACCCTACCAAAATTAAGTCAAACGAAGCTAAACATTAAAAATATAGTAAATAATAAAAACAAAGAATAAGACCAAAGAATGCAAAATTGACTTATTCAATTTTATGAAGTACTTTCTGCAATTTTTCCTAGTTACCAATCCAATGATTCATCAATTAAAATTACTGACACAACTTCAAGAGGTGGAATGCTTGATATTGGAAAGGTTCATTTTACAGTCTTTCTAAAAATCACAGAAATTTTCCACCTGCTCTTCAAACATTTAGCACCCACAATCAACGATACAGCGCGCATTGTAACGTTGCCTTCATATTCTAGAATTATTTTCAAATACTTTTTTCAGATAAAAATGACATATAGTCTGTTGCCAATTCTTATTCAAACTTTAAGGTAGCTGGCTACATTGAATAAAATATCTGCTTTATTCCTCTTCCATCCAATTGAATATTCGCCTTTATTTGTTTATGCATCGAAGCTGAAGTTTTTGTTCAAGTTGCACGCTTGTTTCGGAGCAAAAAATGCCAAGGGAGTAGGAATACATAAACAGCCACTCTTTGACAAagcaaattcatcatcgctCTTAACAAGCATTGAGTACGCTGAACTTGGAACAGATGGTCTTTGGTAGAAGTAAGGAACGGCGAGTGCCCGACCTCTCACGGTATGATTACCATTACAAGGATAGGGATGATTTCAATAGAAGCTCCGGATTATCTACAGCAGCTGCTTATGCAGCTTCGAAAGGTGCCTATTCCCCCGCAGTTCAACGGTCTCAACCTCAGAGGAGTTACTCAATGACCCACTACGCAGGAGCCACTGGAAAACAGCATCAACCAGCGCAGAGAACCCCCAAAAGTGCTTCTGGTAACTACCGATCCTACTCATTGCGGTCGCAGGGCTCAGGACAACCTGCCAGAAGTAATCAGAATGGTTCAAGAGCCAATTCAATCACAGTGAAAACCACAGAAGTGCGGGATCCAACGGGAAGAACGCAATCGATCACTCGTAGAACTATTAAGGAGGCTAATGGATATGAATNTGTAGGAACCACGACAACTACAACGCAAGCGATCCCTATTATTGACGCAGAGAAACATTTTGATGAGTTTAGTGGGAACTACACGATGCAAGATGATGGAATAGAAGAGTTgtctgaagaagaaccagtCGAACAGCCTTCTGGGCATGCTTATGCAGCTCTTCTCTCACAAGGTGCTGATGGTGAGGTTCCATTGGATCAGACAAGTAGTATATCACAATTTTCCGATGCTTTGGACTATATGCCTAACAAGAGGCGAACTGCAAAGGTCAAAAGGCGGCCCACTGATACACATAAAAATGTTCAACGCAAGCCttcacaacaacaacaacgacagcaacatcagcagcaacaacagcaaccCAAGAGACAATTGACAGAAAAGGAAATGTATGAGAAGGCATACGCCGTGGCACAACAAAGCGTTTACAATGAACCGTCACGTACAGCGAGCCAAGGAAGACAAAGTCGGAT
This DNA window, taken from Torulaspora delbrueckii CBS 1146 chromosome 2, complete genome, encodes the following:
- the ADK1 gene encoding adenylate kinase ADK1 (similar to Saccharomyces cerevisiae ADK1 (YDR226W); ancestral locus Anc_8.441), which encodes MAQENTNESIRMVLIGPPGAGKGTQAPNLVEKFKAAHLATGDMLRSQVAKGTPLGVEAKKIMDKGGLVSDEIMVNMIKDELLNNEACKNGFILDGFPRTIPQAEKLDQMLAEQGRPLEKAVELKVDDELLVARITGRLVHPPSGRSYHTLFNPPKKEMTDDITGEALVQRSDDNADALKKRLQAYHDQTEPIVDFYKKTGIWAGVDASQPPTTVWQSILKALGKN
- the SIR4 gene encoding chromatin-silencing protein SIR4 (similar to Saccharomyces cerevisiae SIR4 (YDR227W); ancestral locus Anc_8.442), encoding MVDKGPETSDTLSPSPSRGSSIPSSPEHVVRHAAAPKNRELSEKPSPYIPLVRFTPSNSPWRKDKTIKSSPIRRPPLSIVSSQKAVKSQSESENRLMGLLRSKSKVGNFHNVKLGKREMPQLSRSRTVVPEFISTNKSLKVRSESFDQSISSLASTPRHEANRTFISNVKQLLQNDRALEAKAAALNRDSTEKPTKTLQKIKVASREKQMANLQVKSGEPKTDSVTDKAGAVSAVVSQPPVKEFSARTGQEKTNGEAKTTPMIKNIERGSQKAELCIPNKRSHESAITEVASKGKKAKLLDLSGDAKNLSDTVSPSQLIAAELLHGSTIERNNSPDGATKAIPLIQQRSIEKSEPSISKDSSDNAVLVQAQSSREKIESIKETTRKVNEVSSASDHFTTVKNTIHADDRSKKLDDARDVVRVLDEPNISSKASTTTTTQLTSVKERIRPNAELSKDKKKELTNNDQLIAVKHFPQAEKKGRKMSIEGAGQAITVTAREERSTEKSAFSGSTKRTNNYGISRVFKKNMAVSSIEPGAASSREVMMIRNPLIDHDQHPKTINVVRQGKKTKSESKVQKPIKDREQRQMSTQFSLEQIRAISIRESGITSSKDEVAVSIPPVLRDQTPMVPIPIHKGKQAIINSDIPNPPVGRGQQPIMNKFTFNITRTKSATVLGNIPSKDGPTVQHPSVASIQHLTGNASEERKDKSSSEPAISLHRDQTSIQKSVPHENLVADQQVQQDSIKGIGIETVNGFATAPPISSLRARWNNALTEEPTDDESKRQNLVDLLTVLYREKTQIEEPVHSSDATGGDMNAKIQDGFVARVLTMPEVFGDEEPDGKRGAKTRDKQHVLTEAVVSAGGELPKPRQEEPLAREDSSLKLELHYLTEPDSTSSNDEESGKDNFNKKSNNTKETEMSGKNNVIGPKQGVISVASRDKGAGKEISPKQDPVIERRKINRQLTQDVMKLNKKLGYAKDRISQLIEGGIAIHSSIASNPKVSVTNNICSAKNYEHSHAYYYQQMHKKGDLEYISISGPLSANFVNDNELPTQASREAQPKGKVVESHSRPSNPLSSQIDKQDSTGHLREGWKRRWLATLQGCMVYIETPSASSEDFTAEQFFHMKKAFVGLGAKVVDHFDEKVGILITTKSPEAGAAEEKASNGGLRVWSVKKAFQFLMNLGEHQTKQEVKPDAKTSGSVVEADNDTTLIKVPLTNDKFKIKTTSTLIEPTKPSSTPDLVVPKAAKAKEIVTALERSMSPTAQKLTKPEPRVPESDPVAQEALHTGASERTVAPKLSSFGTPALLDSATISSHETWGEVSSENLSETEDIGEDQFVRTIIEDATNALEEKDKQIEAARKLILALSREVMQKELSITSLSGRLRAAEHEIKEQKLTLDDYAVTLAEKELDIMRMTDELQEESD
- the MSC3 gene encoding Msc3p (similar to Saccharomyces cerevisiae MSC3 (YLR219W); ancestral locus Anc_8.440); the protein is MVFGRSKERRVPDLSRYDYHYKDRDDFNRSSGLSTAAAYAASKGAYSPAVQRSQPQRSYSMTHYAGATGKQHQPAQRTPKSASGNYRSYSLRSQGSGQPARSNQNGSRANSITVKTTEVRDPTGRTQSITRRTIKEANGYEXVGTTTTTTQAIPIIDAEKHFDEFSGNYTMQDDGIEELSEEEPVEQPSGHAYAALLSQGADGEVPLDQTSSISQFSDALDYMPNKRRTAKVKRRPTDTHKNVQRKPSQQQQRQQHQQQQQQPKRQLTEKEMYEKAYAVAQQSVYNEPSRTASQGRQSRMGQRTLRGPTPGSEPSVAGSKPRSSKISSFFQKNHTEVPKSAPPAMEEKPANPPPQPLGSKQRESDEDMYAQALAIAQQKYGQTSETVESPKPPTSSVSNIQEPVPRSNSDIDVQVSEVFERQEATTVTKTTTPDAEVNDSRNEWDRYDAAHPEPVAKTASHERKSKFKNMFEKVKQFSAENSGYQPPKKTQAPSAPAESVTDDINIVSVAPLNRAGSTSSHGASTTRNVEASLDQVPKNQVPKEKKPKNGFFKKLFKRS